The following proteins are encoded in a genomic region of Vibrio tasmaniensis:
- the oppC gene encoding oligopeptide ABC transporter permease OppC, which yields MLKKKENLEAIEKFSESLEIEGRSLWQDARIRFMRNKAAMISLFILTIMVLSVIFLPMLAQHAYDDTDWYAMHVGPNADHWFGTDSLGRDLYVRTMIGGRISLMVGVMGAFVAVLIGTLYGAASGFIGGRTDRVMMRILEILYAVPFMFLVIVLVTFFGRNIVLIFVAIGAIAWLDMARIVRGQTLSLRSKEFIEAAHVCGVSKWKIITRHIVPNVLGIVAVYSTLLIPSMILTESFLSFLGLGVQEPMTSWGALLQEGSQTMEVAIWQLAFPAAFMVVTLFCFNYVGDGLRDALDPKDR from the coding sequence ATGTTGAAGAAAAAAGAAAACTTAGAAGCGATCGAAAAATTCTCTGAGAGTTTGGAAATTGAAGGTCGTAGTTTGTGGCAGGACGCGCGTATTCGTTTTATGCGCAACAAAGCGGCAATGATCAGTCTGTTTATTCTGACGATCATGGTGCTATCAGTAATTTTCTTGCCTATGCTGGCGCAGCATGCTTACGATGATACTGACTGGTACGCAATGCACGTTGGTCCAAATGCGGATCACTGGTTTGGTACCGACAGTTTAGGTCGTGACTTATATGTTCGTACAATGATTGGCGGCCGTATTTCTCTTATGGTTGGTGTGATGGGCGCATTTGTAGCGGTACTGATTGGTACGCTTTACGGTGCAGCTTCAGGCTTCATTGGCGGTCGTACTGACCGAGTGATGATGCGTATCCTAGAGATCTTGTACGCTGTACCATTCATGTTCCTTGTGATCGTACTGGTAACATTCTTTGGTCGTAATATAGTACTTATCTTTGTTGCTATCGGTGCTATTGCTTGGCTCGACATGGCGCGTATTGTACGTGGTCAAACGTTGAGTCTACGTAGTAAAGAATTCATTGAGGCTGCTCACGTATGTGGTGTAAGCAAATGGAAGATCATTACACGTCACATCGTACCAAACGTATTAGGTATTGTTGCAGTTTACTCAACGCTACTTATTCCAAGCATGATCCTTACTGAATCATTCTTATCTTTCCTTGGTCTTGGTGTTCAAGAGCCTATGACAAGTTGGGGCGCACTGTTACAAGAAGGTTCGCAAACAATGGAAGTTGCTATTTGGCAACTGGCATTCCCGGCGGCATTCATGGTAGTTACGCTGTTCTGCTTTAACTACGTAGGTGATGGTCTGCGCGACGCGCTTGATCCAAAAGACAGATAA
- the oppB gene encoding oligopeptide ABC transporter permease OppB has product MLKFIMKRIFEAIPTMLVLITISFFLMRFAPGNPFSSERPLPPEVMANIEAKYGLDKPVFEQYTTYLTNILQGDFGPSFKYQDYTVNELIAVALPVSAKVGFVAFIFTLIMGVTVGTIAALKHNTWVDYTIMSTAMLGVVMPSFVLAPALIYLFSLHWNIFPAGGWHGGTFAYIVLPVIAMSLLYVATFARITRGSMIETLNSNFIRTARAKGLSYRYIVLKHALKPAMLPVVSYMGPAFVGIITGSVVVETIFGLPGIGKLFVNAAFNRDYSLVMGVTILIGFLFILFNAIVDILLALIDPKIRY; this is encoded by the coding sequence ATGCTTAAATTCATTATGAAAAGGATATTTGAAGCGATTCCAACGATGTTGGTGTTGATCACTATATCTTTCTTTCTCATGCGTTTCGCACCGGGTAACCCGTTTTCAAGCGAGCGTCCATTACCGCCAGAAGTTATGGCTAACATCGAAGCTAAATACGGCTTAGATAAACCAGTATTTGAACAGTACACCACGTACTTAACCAACATCCTTCAGGGTGATTTTGGTCCATCTTTCAAATATCAAGATTACACAGTAAATGAGCTGATTGCTGTAGCACTTCCAGTATCTGCGAAGGTAGGCTTCGTTGCCTTTATCTTTACGCTAATTATGGGGGTCACCGTCGGTACTATAGCCGCGTTGAAGCACAATACCTGGGTCGACTACACCATAATGTCGACTGCCATGCTCGGGGTGGTGATGCCATCCTTCGTGTTGGCACCAGCGCTTATTTACCTTTTCTCCCTGCACTGGAATATATTCCCAGCAGGTGGTTGGCATGGCGGCACCTTCGCGTACATCGTGCTACCTGTTATTGCGATGTCTCTTCTCTATGTCGCTACCTTTGCGCGTATCACTCGCGGTAGCATGATTGAAACTCTAAATAGTAACTTTATCCGTACTGCTCGAGCTAAAGGTCTAAGTTACCGTTATATCGTTCTTAAACATGCGCTTAAGCCAGCAATGCTACCTGTTGTTTCATACATGGGACCTGCGTTCGTAGGTATCATCACAGGTTCAGTTGTTGTTGAAACCATCTTCGGCCTGCCAGGTATCGGTAAGCTGTTTGTTAACGCCGCGTTTAACCGTGACTACTCGTTAGTAATGGGTGTAACCATTTTGATTGGTTTCCTATTCATCTTATTCAACGCAATTGTTGATATTTTACTAGCGCTTATTGACCCGAAAATTCGCTACTAA
- a CDS encoding bifunctional diguanylate cyclase/phosphodiesterase, with product MIKWLPVSFIALFSLVLISSFLYNSHLSNQKQLVRAEQLFKDQHKQLLKSQVDVAKSQVLYLKSTTESELKQVVKERLKEAHRIATRLYDDNQSQPREVIESVIKSALKDIRFNSDRGYLFIVDRQSKGIMHPFWPHLEGQDLSKLKDTRGTSIVKEMVRLSLDKQTSFYRWWFHKPGDNKAVYEKIGYSTYFEPLEWIISSGDYVVDVENDLKQQSLNWLKSLKLPDSDQLFVLDKQGVFLAHESPELVGTKHPMFQSFIQSENALETDQERFVTLGTELANNRSTSTINYVTKIDDWGWYIVGSAYTQAIEQYSIAHKQLTEESLKHDTIELIMYSTAGFATLLILSFYTSNAIARRFTTFQGQIRRDFHKLEQNRKELSYLAHHDSLTGLYNRTALKESFAVIQERNVQNATKIAVLFIDLDDFKNINDAHGHGYGDQLLKNIAQTLQHLTEPNEMYFRFGGDEFIAIIDNLPTAESLTPIINKIKQAIERSYNIAGEALSIKTSIGVSLSPDHADNIEMLISKADMALYFAKRTSKGIIQLFNESISDDIHSKLEIENALNSALDNKELYVHYQPQIGIHSGEVLGVEALCRWQNKKLGFIPPDVFISMAEKTNLINDITFFVAETSMRDISTINNQLGVSLSLSINLSPAVFTHNHLVERFSELAAKYALSPEKIKIEITESVLVEDLQAVTQVMNRFQALGMQVSIDDFGTGYSSLSYIASLPINEIKIDKSFIDTIDTDERQFALVEAITSLASIFNFDLVVEGIETQAQLQSIKQLYCSAVQGYYYSRPVSATGLVKYLELQNQREAFEV from the coding sequence TTGATCAAATGGCTCCCAGTTAGCTTTATCGCACTTTTTTCACTCGTACTGATTTCTTCATTTCTGTACAACTCACACCTATCTAATCAAAAACAATTAGTGAGAGCTGAACAACTATTTAAAGATCAGCACAAGCAATTGCTTAAAAGCCAAGTCGACGTCGCAAAAAGCCAAGTTCTCTACTTGAAATCGACCACCGAGTCAGAACTAAAACAAGTCGTCAAAGAGCGATTAAAAGAGGCACACCGAATCGCAACTCGTCTATACGACGACAATCAATCACAGCCCAGGGAAGTTATTGAATCCGTAATTAAAAGTGCGCTGAAAGACATTCGCTTCAATAGTGATCGTGGTTACCTTTTTATTGTTGATCGCCAGTCTAAAGGCATCATGCACCCATTTTGGCCCCACTTAGAAGGCCAAGACCTATCTAAGCTAAAGGACACTCGAGGTACATCAATAGTTAAAGAAATGGTTCGACTTTCTCTTGATAAACAAACCAGCTTTTATAGATGGTGGTTCCACAAGCCTGGTGACAATAAAGCCGTATACGAGAAAATTGGGTATTCGACCTATTTTGAACCGTTAGAGTGGATTATTAGCTCAGGCGATTACGTCGTTGATGTTGAAAATGATTTAAAACAACAATCACTCAACTGGTTAAAAAGTTTGAAACTGCCAGATTCGGATCAGCTTTTCGTGCTCGACAAACAAGGCGTATTCCTTGCCCATGAGTCACCAGAGCTAGTTGGAACAAAGCACCCTATGTTTCAGTCATTCATTCAAAGTGAAAATGCCCTTGAAACAGACCAAGAGCGGTTTGTGACTTTAGGCACAGAGCTTGCCAATAATCGCTCAACAAGTACGATTAACTATGTGACGAAAATAGACGATTGGGGTTGGTATATTGTTGGTAGCGCTTACACCCAAGCAATTGAACAGTACTCCATCGCTCATAAGCAGCTAACAGAAGAGTCGTTAAAACACGATACCATCGAACTCATCATGTACAGTACAGCAGGCTTCGCTACCCTACTGATTCTTAGTTTCTATACCAGTAATGCCATTGCACGTCGCTTTACCACGTTCCAAGGCCAAATTAGGCGTGATTTCCATAAATTGGAGCAAAATCGTAAAGAGCTATCTTACTTAGCTCATCATGACTCACTCACCGGCCTTTACAATCGAACTGCATTAAAAGAGAGTTTTGCGGTCATACAAGAAAGAAACGTACAAAATGCTACTAAAATTGCCGTACTTTTTATCGATCTTGATGACTTTAAAAATATCAACGACGCTCATGGCCATGGCTATGGAGATCAACTGCTAAAAAATATCGCTCAAACTTTGCAACATTTAACTGAGCCGAATGAAATGTATTTCCGTTTTGGCGGGGATGAGTTTATTGCGATTATAGACAATCTACCGACGGCTGAGTCTTTGACACCAATTATCAACAAGATTAAGCAGGCAATCGAACGCTCTTACAACATTGCAGGAGAAGCTCTATCTATTAAGACAAGTATCGGGGTATCGTTATCCCCCGATCATGCAGACAATATAGAAATGTTAATATCTAAAGCTGATATGGCACTCTATTTCGCTAAACGTACAAGCAAAGGCATTATTCAATTATTTAACGAGTCTATTTCCGATGATATACACAGTAAGCTTGAGATTGAGAACGCGCTTAACTCTGCCTTAGATAACAAGGAGCTTTACGTTCACTATCAACCTCAGATAGGTATACATTCAGGTGAAGTCTTGGGAGTAGAAGCGCTTTGTCGTTGGCAAAACAAAAAGTTAGGATTTATTCCACCTGACGTATTTATCAGCATGGCGGAAAAAACGAATCTAATTAATGACATTACGTTCTTTGTCGCTGAAACCAGCATGCGTGATATTAGCACTATCAATAATCAACTAGGCGTATCCCTATCGTTATCGATCAATCTCTCACCGGCTGTTTTTACTCACAACCACTTGGTAGAACGTTTCTCTGAACTCGCAGCCAAGTACGCTTTGTCTCCGGAAAAAATCAAGATAGAGATTACAGAAAGCGTACTTGTCGAAGATCTGCAAGCCGTTACGCAAGTAATGAACCGCTTCCAAGCACTAGGAATGCAAGTTTCCATCGACGATTTCGGCACAGGATATTCATCATTAAGCTATATTGCCTCCCTGCCTATCAATGAGATCAAGATAGATAAATCATTTATAGATACTATTGATACCGATGAGAGACAATTTGCACTGGTTGAAGCGATTACTTCTCTAGCAAGTATTTTCAATTTCGACTTGGTCGTGGAAGGTATTGAGACTCAAGCACAGCTGCAGTCTATTAAGCAATTGTACTGTAGCGCAGTTCAGGGCTACTACTACTCGCGCCCGGTAAGCGCAACAGGCCTCGTTAAGTATCTAGAGCTACAAAATCAAAGAGAAGCCTTTGAAGTTTAA
- a CDS encoding glutathione S-transferase family protein gives MGKLVEGVWYDVWYETKESGGKFVREDAGFRHWVENKAGAQFQPESGRYHLYVSLACPWAHRTLIFREIKDLTDHIDVTVVCPDMMSEGWQMGLPEPLFGHTRMHQIYTQAKADYSGRVTVPVLWDKKTNTIVSNESSEIIRMFNSEFNELTGNTDDYYPWELAKKIDEWNDYIYPNINNGVYRTGFATTQEAYEEAYDALFEALDKVDAHLSEHRYLAGNDITEADWRLFTTLVRFDAVYVGHFKCNKQRISDYAHIQGYLKELYQVEGIKETTDFYHIKRHYYYSHTGINPTQVVPKGPYLDLESPHKRSYLI, from the coding sequence ATGGGCAAGTTAGTTGAAGGTGTTTGGTATGATGTTTGGTACGAGACCAAAGAAAGCGGTGGTAAGTTTGTTCGTGAAGATGCAGGCTTTCGTCACTGGGTAGAGAATAAAGCGGGCGCGCAGTTTCAGCCTGAAAGTGGCCGTTATCACTTATACGTATCATTGGCGTGTCCATGGGCGCACAGAACTCTTATCTTCCGTGAGATTAAAGACCTGACCGATCACATTGACGTGACGGTGGTTTGCCCAGACATGATGAGTGAAGGTTGGCAAATGGGGTTACCTGAACCTCTGTTCGGCCATACTCGTATGCACCAAATCTACACTCAAGCCAAAGCGGATTACTCGGGTCGAGTAACGGTGCCAGTGTTGTGGGATAAGAAAACCAACACCATCGTGAGTAACGAGTCCTCTGAAATTATCCGTATGTTCAACTCAGAGTTTAATGAACTGACAGGCAACACCGATGATTACTATCCGTGGGAACTGGCAAAGAAGATTGATGAGTGGAATGACTATATCTACCCAAACATTAACAACGGTGTGTACCGAACGGGCTTTGCAACGACACAAGAAGCCTACGAAGAGGCGTATGATGCGTTATTTGAAGCCTTAGACAAAGTAGACGCTCACCTTAGCGAACATCGTTATCTAGCGGGTAATGACATCACAGAAGCAGATTGGAGATTGTTTACCACTCTGGTTCGGTTTGATGCGGTGTATGTTGGTCACTTTAAGTGTAACAAGCAGCGAATTTCAGACTACGCCCATATTCAAGGTTACTTAAAAGAGCTCTACCAGGTCGAAGGCATCAAAGAAACGACCGACTTTTATCACATCAAGCGTCACTACTATTACAGCCATACGGGCATTAACCCAACTCAAGTTGTTCCTAAAGGACCTTACCTTGATTTAGAGTCCCCGCATAAACGCAGTTATTTGATTTAA
- the oppD gene encoding ABC transporter ATP-binding protein, with protein MSLLDVKDLRVEFTTQDGIVTAVNDLNFSLNQGETLGIVGESGSGKSQTVFALMGLLAKNGIISGSAKFEGNEILNLPEKELNKVRAEQIAMIFQDPMTSLNPYMKVCDQLMEVLMLHKGMGKAEAFEESVRMLEAVKIPEARKRITMYPHEFSGGMRQRVMIAMALLCRPKLLIADEPTTALDVTIQAQIMELLNELKDEFNTAIIMITHDLGVVAGSCDKVLVMYAGRTMEYGTVDEIFYEPSHPYAEGLLKAIPRLDTEGEILPTIPGNPPNLLRLPTGCPYQDRCHRVMDRCKQEAPILQPFAKDRQRACFSDWETWTK; from the coding sequence ATGAGCTTATTAGATGTCAAAGATCTGCGCGTCGAATTTACCACGCAAGATGGTATCGTAACCGCAGTAAACGACCTGAACTTCTCACTCAACCAAGGCGAAACGCTGGGTATTGTTGGTGAGTCGGGTTCGGGTAAATCTCAAACGGTATTTGCACTGATGGGCCTGCTGGCGAAGAACGGCATCATCTCAGGTAGCGCAAAGTTTGAAGGCAATGAAATTCTTAACCTGCCTGAAAAAGAACTGAACAAAGTACGTGCTGAACAGATCGCGATGATCTTCCAAGATCCAATGACGTCACTGAATCCTTACATGAAAGTATGCGATCAGTTGATGGAAGTACTTATGCTGCATAAAGGTATGGGTAAAGCAGAAGCGTTCGAAGAATCAGTACGTATGCTCGAAGCAGTGAAAATCCCTGAAGCACGCAAGCGTATCACCATGTACCCGCATGAGTTTTCGGGCGGTATGCGTCAGCGTGTGATGATCGCAATGGCACTGCTGTGTCGTCCTAAATTGCTTATCGCTGATGAACCAACAACCGCTTTGGATGTGACCATTCAAGCGCAAATCATGGAATTGCTGAACGAGCTTAAAGATGAGTTCAATACGGCAATCATCATGATTACCCATGACTTGGGTGTTGTTGCTGGTTCGTGTGACAAAGTACTTGTCATGTACGCGGGTCGTACAATGGAATATGGCACGGTTGATGAAATCTTCTACGAGCCAAGCCACCCTTATGCCGAAGGCCTGCTTAAAGCGATTCCTCGTTTGGATACCGAAGGTGAAATTCTACCGACGATTCCAGGTAACCCACCTAACTTACTTCGCCTACCAACAGGTTGTCCTTACCAAGACCGTTGTCACCGTGTAATGGACCGTTGTAAGCAAGAAGCACCAATTCTACAGCCATTTGCTAAAGATCGTCAGCGTGCTTGTTTTTCAGACTGGGAGACTTGGACAAAATGA
- the oppF gene encoding murein tripeptide/oligopeptide ABC transporter ATP binding protein OppF, which produces MSKELLLDIKDLKVHFSIAAKSAWPWAKPSNLKAVDGVDVHLYEGETLGVVGESGCGKSTFARAIIGLVEATEGQVMWLGQDLTKMQEVKRRETRKEIQMIFQDPLASLNPRMSVGDIIAEPLETFYPELSKQEVKDRVKEMMAKVGLLPNVINRYPHEFSGGQCQRIGIARALILKPKMIICDEPVSALDVSIQAQVVNLLKELQKELGLSLVFIAHDLSVVKHISDRVLVMYLGNAVELGESDALFSDPKHPYTKALMSAVPIPDPRLERSKTIQMLEGDLPSPINPPSGCVFRTRCPEATEACAQTKPTIQGDDVHAVSCLHVQV; this is translated from the coding sequence ATGAGTAAAGAATTACTATTAGATATTAAAGACCTAAAAGTTCACTTTAGCATTGCGGCTAAGTCTGCTTGGCCTTGGGCGAAACCATCAAACCTTAAAGCGGTTGATGGGGTTGATGTTCACCTTTACGAAGGCGAAACGCTAGGTGTAGTAGGTGAGTCTGGTTGCGGGAAATCGACTTTTGCACGCGCGATTATCGGCCTAGTTGAAGCGACAGAAGGTCAAGTGATGTGGTTAGGTCAAGACCTGACTAAGATGCAAGAAGTGAAACGTCGTGAGACTCGTAAAGAGATTCAGATGATCTTCCAAGACCCACTAGCATCGCTTAACCCGCGTATGTCAGTTGGCGATATCATTGCTGAGCCTCTCGAGACTTTCTACCCTGAGCTTTCTAAACAGGAAGTGAAGGACAGAGTGAAAGAGATGATGGCAAAGGTTGGTCTGCTACCCAATGTAATTAACCGTTACCCGCATGAGTTCTCTGGTGGTCAATGTCAGCGTATCGGTATTGCACGTGCGCTTATCCTGAAACCTAAGATGATCATCTGTGATGAACCTGTTTCTGCACTGGATGTATCAATTCAAGCTCAAGTAGTTAACCTTCTTAAGGAACTACAGAAAGAACTTGGTTTGTCTTTGGTTTTCATCGCGCACGATTTGTCAGTGGTTAAACACATCTCTGACCGTGTATTGGTGATGTACCTAGGTAACGCAGTAGAGCTTGGTGAATCAGATGCCTTATTCTCTGACCCTAAGCACCCGTACACTAAAGCGTTGATGTCTGCAGTTCCGATTCCAGACCCTCGCCTAGAGCGCAGCAAAACCATTCAAATGTTGGAAGGTGATTTACCGTCGCCAATTAATCCGCCATCAGGTTGTGTGTTCCGTACTCGCTGCCCTGAAGCAACCGAGGCGTGTGCGCAAACTAAGCCAACCATTCAAGGTGATGACGTTCACGCAGTATCTTGCTTGCACGTACAAGTCTAG